The following proteins are co-located in the Solanum pennellii chromosome 8, SPENNV200 genome:
- the LOC107028733 gene encoding pentatricopeptide repeat-containing protein At5g42310, chloroplastic: MVGLSVPSTFTGTCWRRRRRMNTLLLPPPSQLPYQFHPRRQILGQHSSTSHLSISNQFNISIEEEEEEEEEDDVGSYSNHRYDFTRLLQFLSTTEPNSDNSSPTQLDPTELRLAESYRAVPAPLWHSLLKDLSSTPSSISIAYALVIWLQKHNLCYSYELLYSILIHALGRSEKLYEAFLLSQRQTLTPLTYNALIGACARNGDLEKALNLMCRMRRDGYQSDYVNYSLIIQSLIRSNSIDLTMLHKFCYEIEADMIELDGQLLNDMIVGFAKAGDVDTALGFMSVVQGNGLSPKIATVVNLISELGNSGRTDEAEAIFEELKEGGLKPRTRAFNALLKGYVKTGSLKDAEYIVSEMERSGVAPDEHTYSLLIDAYGNAGRWESARIVLKEMEANNVQPNSFVFSRILASCRDRGEWQRSFQVLKEMKNSGVNPDRQFYNIMIDTFGKYNCLDHAMSTFERMKLEEIEPDTVTWNTLIDCHSKHGHHNKAEELFEVMQESGCSPCTTTYNIMINSFGELEKWEEVKGLLSKMQSQGLLPNVVTYTTLINIYGQSGRFNDAIECLEVMKSAGLKPSSTMYNALINAYAQRGLSEQAVNAFRIMKGDGLKPSLLALNSLINAFGEDRRDAEAFAVLKYMKENDMKPDVVTYTTLMKTLIRVEKFERVPAVYEEMLLSGCIPDRKARAMLRSALRYMKSTLKL; encoded by the exons ATGGTTGGTTTATCTGTGCCCTCAACATTCACCGGAACTTGCTGGAGAAGAAGACGGAGAATGAACACTCTGTTACTTCCTCCGCCGTCGCAACTGCCTTATCAATTCCATCCCCGACGTCAAATTCTTGGCCAACACTCCTCAACTTCCCATCTATCTATCTCCAACCAATTCAATATCAgtatagaagaagaagaggaggaggaggaggaagatgATGTCGGTTCATACTCAAATCATCGCTACGATTTCACTCGTCTCCTTCAatttctttccaccaccgaACCCAATTCAGATAATTCTTCACCCACACAACTCGACCCCACCGAGTTGCGCTTGGCTGAGTCATATCGAGCTGTGCCGGCTCCACTCTGGCACTCTCTTCTCAAAGATCTCTCCTCCACCCCATCCTCAATTTCCATAGCCTATGCACTCGTTATATGGCTTCAGAAGCACAACCTTTGTTACTCTTACGAACTCCTATACTCTATTCTCATTCACGCGCTCGGACGCTCCGAGAAGTTGTACGAGGCTTTTTTGCTCTCTCAGAGGCAAACACTCACCCCTTTAACCTACAATGCACTTATTGGAGCTTGTGCACGAAACGGTGATCTCGAAAAAGCACTTAATTTGATGTGTAGAATGCGCAGAGACGGGTATCAATCTGACTATGTCAATTATAGTTTGATTATTCAGTCCCTTATTCGTAGTAATTCTATTGATTTGACCATGTTACACAAGTTCTGTTATGAAATTGAAGCCGATATGATTGAACTTGATGGCCAATTGTTGAATGATATGATTGTGGGTTTCGCTAAAGCTGGTGATGTTGATACAGCTTTAGGTTTCATGAGTGTTGTTCAAGGTAATGGATTGAGCCCTAAAATAGCTACTGTTGTTAACTTGATATCTGAATTGGGTAATTCAGGCAGGACTGATGAAGCTGAGGCTATATTTGAGGAGTTGAAAGAAGGCGGGTTAAAGCCAAGGACGAGGGCGTTTAATGCCCTTTTAAAAGGGTATGTTAAAACTGGATCTTTGAAGGATGCTGAGTATATTGTGTCGGAGATGGAGAGGAGTGGGGTCGCACCAGATGAACATACGTATAGCTTGCTTATTGATGCTTATGGAAATGCAGGTAGGTGGGAAAGTGCGAGAATTGTGTTGAAAGAAATGGAAGCTAATAATGTTCAGCCAAATTCATTTGTGTTTAGTAGGATCTTAGCTAGTTGTCGTGATAGGGGAGAGTGGCAGAGATCATTTCAGGTGCTTAAAGAAATGAAGAATAGTGGGGTCAATCCTGATAGGCAGTTCTATAACATAATGATTGATACTTTTGGGAAGTACAATTGTTTGGATCATGCAATGTCTACCTTTGAAAGGATGAAGTTGGAGGAAATTGAACCTGATACTGTTACATGGAACACACTTATAGACTGCCATAGCAAACATGGCCATCACAATAAGGCGGAGGAGTTGTTTGAGGTGATGCAGGAAAGTGGATGTTCTCCCTGCACCACCACATACAATATAATGATTAATTCTTTCGGTGAGCTGGAAAAATGGGAGGAGGTGAAGGGCCTTTTGAGTAAAATGCAGAGTCAGGGCTTACTTCCCAACGTTGTTACATATACCactctaataaatatttatggACAGTCAGGAAGGTTCAATGATGCTATTGAGTGCTTGGAGGTAATGAAGTCTGCAGGATTAAAGCCATCTTCAACCATGTATAATGCCTTGATCAATGCCTATGCACAGAGG GGATTGTCTGAACAAGCAGTAAATGCCTTTAGGATTATGAAGGGTGATGGTCTAAAGCCCAGCCTGTTAGCTCTCAATTCACTAATTAATGCATTTGGTGAGGATCGGAGAGATGCTGAAGCTTTTGCTGTATTGAAGTATATGAAAGAAAAT GATATGAAGCCGGATGTTGTTACTTACACCACTCTCATGAAAACCTTGATACGTGTGGAGAAGTTTGAAAGG GTTCCAGCTGTTTATGAAGAAATGTTGTTGTCTGGATGCATCCCAGATAGGAAAGCTAGAGCGATGCTACGATCTGCTTTGAGATACATGAAGTCAACATTGAAGTTGTAG